The Candidatus Defluviibacterium haderslevense DNA window TGTTTTGAATCGTGTGAATATTGATATCCTTTTCCGTAATCTAAATTTTTCATGAATTGAGTCGGTGCATTTCTTAGGGATAAGGGCACACTGAGATTGGGATTATTTCTGACCATAGCCAAAGCGGCATCTATGGCGAGATAAGCAGAATTAGATTTTGGAGAACAAGCTAAGTAAATGACGGCTTCGGATAAGATGATTCTGGATTCCGGCCATCCAACAAACTCTACGGCTTGTTGGGCAGCGTTGGCAATTAATAGTGCAGTGGGATTGGCTAAGCCGATATCTTCAGCAGCAAGAATAATCATTCGTCTGGCTATGAAGCGGACTTCCTCACCGCCTTCAATCATGACGGCCATCCAGTATAAAGCGGCATTGGGATCACTACCTCGAATGGATTTAATAAATGCGGAGATGATGTCGTAATGCATTTCACCTGCTTTGTCATATCGGGTGATGTGTTGTTGAACCAATTCAGAAACCATTTCATTGGTGATCGTGATTTGTTCGATGGATTGGCTGCCGATGATTTCCATGATATTGCACAATTTACGGGCATCACCATTGGATAAGTTGATGAGTTGTTCTGTTTCTTCGAAGATTACTTTTTTACTTTTAAATAATTCATCTTCTGCAACGATCCTGTTAGCTAAACTAAGGAGTGCACCTGATTCCAATGATTTTAGAATATAAACCTGGGCACGACTTAAAAGGGCAGAATTAATTTCAAAGGAAGGATTTTCGGTGGTAGCTCCGATTAAAGTTATGGTTCCATTTTCTATAGCTCCAAGGAGTGCATCTTGCTGACCTTTATTAAAACGATGGATTTCATCGATAAATAAAATGGGGGAGGGCGAATTAAAAAATCTTTTGGCTGCAGCTTGTGAAATAACCTCTCTGACATCTTTAACGCCCGCTGAAATGGCGCTTAAGGTAAAATAGGGTCTATTGCTTAATGTGGCTAAAATTTTTGCAAGGGTAGTCTTTCCAACACCCGGGGGACCCCATAAAATCATAGAAGGAAGATGTCCGGATTCTAAGGCTTTGCGGAGTATACTATCGGGTCCGACCAAATGTTCCTGACCGGTTAATTGGTCTAGAGTTTTGGGGCGCATTCGTTCTGCTAATGGAATCATAGGTCACAAAATTCGATAATTATTAGTGGATGGAATGAATTTTATTTTAAACAAAAAAAAAAGCCCCGATGGTCAGTCGGAGCAAATCTACTATCAATCTCAATTGATCAACTATCGAAAAAAAATGTTAGGTTCTACGTTTGAATTTAGCCAGTAGATTTTCTAGTTCTACTTCGTTGAATATATTGACTTCACGCGGTTTGCTGCCTTCTCCAGCGCTCACTATACCAAGGCTTTCCATCTGGTCCATGATTCTGCCGGCGCGATTGTAGCCCAGCTTAAGACGGCGTTGGATCATACTGGTACTTCCATGTTGACTTTGCACCACCAGACGGGCTGCTTCATCGAACATTTCATCCAAATCATCTGCATTGATGGAATTACCACCTCCTTCAGCATCATCACCCTTGTATTCTGGTAAGAAATAAGGAGCACCATAGCTTTTTTGTTTGCCAATATGGTTGATAATTCGCTCTACTTCAGGCGTATCGACAAAAGCACATTGGAGACGAATCATATCACTGCCTACACTGTAGAGCATATCACCTCTACCGATAAGTCGTTCAGCACCACCACAATCGAGGATGGTTCTTGAATCTATGTTGGAGGATACTTTGAAGGCTATTCTACCCGGGAAATTCGCTTTAATCAGACCGGTAATGATTTTAACGGATGGTCTTTGAGTTGCAATGATCAAGTGAATCCCTACGGCCCTTGCCAATTGAGCTAATCGACCTATAGGCATTTCAACTTCTTTGCCGGCAGTCATAATAAGATCTGCAAACTCATCTATAATCAATACGATGTATGGAAGATATCTGTGACCTTTTTCCGGATTTAATCTGCGACGAGTGAATTTATCGTTGTATTCCAAAAGATTACGAACACGGGCCATTTTAAGAAGCTCATATCGCTGATCCATTTCGATGCACAATGAATTTAGGGTATAAATAACTTTTGAAGTATCGGTAATAATTGCTTCGTCCTGATTTGGCAATTGCGCTAGAAAATGTTTTTCAATCATGGAGTAAATAGGAAGCTCTACTTTCTTCGGATCGATCAAAACCAGCTTGACTTCAGATGGATGTTTGCGATAAAGTATAGACATCAATATGGTATTGATACCGACAGATTTACCCTGACCAGTTGCACCGGCAATCAGTAAGTGGGGCATTTTGGTGAGATCAGCTACGACAACTTCATTCGAAATGTTTTTTCCAAGGGCGATCGGAATTTCCATTTTTGGATCATTGAATCGTTCGGATTTCAATAAGTCCTTAAGAGCTACGATTTGTTTGTTTTTATTGGCAACTTCAATACCGATGGTTCCTCTCCCGGGGATTGGGGCTATAATCCGAATGCCTTGTGCAGAAAGACTAAGCGCTATATCATCTTCCAAACTTTTAATTCGAGAGATTCTAACACCGGGTGCCGGTACGATTTCATATAGGGTAACGGTTGGACCTATGGTTGCTTTAATTTTTTGGATCTCAATTTTATAATTGAGTAGGGTAGCGATGATTTGATTTTTATTGGCTTCTAAATCAGAGCGATCGATTTCGAATTTTTGGTCATTATAATCATTCAGCATGTCTAAAGAAGGTGGTGTATAACCACTCAAATCAGCTTTGTGATCATATAACTCGCCACTCCCATCGACCCAGCCGTCCTCGTCTTCGAGGACGGACTGGTTTGAACGGGATTCGCTAAGTTCTATATCGTAAGCCGGATCTAAAGGAAGAGCTGGAAGCTCTGATTCAGTATCCGGAACATTTATTTCAAGACTAGGTCCAAAAGTTGAAATGGGTTCTGTTGCTTTCATTCCAATCGTGGCAGCCAGGCCATCACGTTCAGAAAAGTCACCAAAATCCACATCTATACTAGAGGATGATTTTTTGGATGATTTCAAAAAAGATTCGGGTGCTTTAAAATCATCTTGATCTGGGGAAGACGATTTGGAACCCCAATTCCAAAGGTTATTTATAGAAGAATCACCTGTTGTAGCCAATTGAAGGGATTGGAGATTGGGATTGAAAAACCAGATGATAAGGGCGAACATTGCGAATATTAAGGCTACGCCCAGTCCAATTTCACCAACCATGGAGCTAAACCAGAAGTTGGTTCGACCACCGAAGGTACCGCCATAAGGGAATGGTGCATCTTTAAATATGAAATCAAATATCATGGCGAGCAACGCCATAAAAATGAAAGTATGGGATAAAAATCGGAGGAAAGCCAACCAGCCACTCTTTCTTAGAAATCTAAATCCTAAATGGACCAATACTGGGATGAATAGGAAGCTTGCGATTCCAAATCCATAATAGAAGAAGGCGTGTGAAGAAAAGGCGCCGAGGCGTCCCAACCAATTGGATACTTCAACATTGGATTTGAAGAGAATATGCCAGGAGTAGCTGAGCACTTTATCCTGATCTGATTTCCAGGAAACGAGATAGGAGAGGAAGGAGATCATGAGGTAAAGGGCGAACATAAAACAACTCATTCCAAGAATCTTGGAGATCCGTTCATCTTTCCGCCACTGGGTCCACTGCTCCCACGCTGTTGTTTTTTTAGTCTTTGACCGAGACATATTGATAGAGATTAATATATAATAGGAGCACAAATATATGTTCAATTCAACATATTAAAAAAATAAATAACCTATTTTTAATTATAAATGTGATAAATACATATTATTTAAATATTTAATATGTATATTTATTATTACATATAAAAAAATATTAATGTGTAAAACATATTAAAATAATATCTTATATAATCATTTTTTATGATATTACTTAGCCTTGAAATAATTAAATCGTAGTTTTGCATCTCAAAAAAAAAATTAAAATGTATCATCCACACAAGGTCATTATTGTCGGGGCGGGGGGAATTGGTAGGGCGGTTGGCCTTATTTTGGCTGACATGCCTGAAATTGATGCAGACATCTTCATCGGAGACTTAGAACATCGTATTGCTTCCGATGTAGTGGATTGGATTAAAGAAGGATCCTCTTCTCTTGCACAAATAGAGCCTTTTGTAGTGCATCCTACCGAGACGACGGATCAAATGGATTATGTATTCAAGTCCGGTGAGATTATTCTGGATTGCCTGCCTGGAGGAGAGGCTCCTAGAATGGCGGCAATAGCATTAAAGTATGGACTACATTATGTGAATCTAACAGAATATGTAAAAGAATCTGATCAAATCCTACAGATGAGTCAGGGCGCACAGACTGGTTTTGTGTTGCAAGCAGGACTAGCTCCAGG harbors:
- a CDS encoding replication-associated recombination protein A; translated protein: MIPLAERMRPKTLDQLTGQEHLVGPDSILRKALESGHLPSMILWGPPGVGKTTLAKILATLSNRPYFTLSAISAGVKDVREVISQAAAKRFFNSPSPILFIDEIHRFNKGQQDALLGAIENGTITLIGATTENPSFEINSALLSRAQVYILKSLESGALLSLANRIVAEDELFKSKKVIFEETEQLINLSNGDARKLCNIMEIIGSQSIEQITITNEMVSELVQQHITRYDKAGEMHYDIISAFIKSIRGSDPNAALYWMAVMIEGGEEVRFIARRMIILAAEDIGLANPTALLIANAAQQAVEFVGWPESRIILSEAVIYLACSPKSNSAYLAIDAALAMVRNNPNLSVPLSLRNAPTQFMKNLDYGKGYQYSHDSKHHFIPQEFLPEEISGTTFYHPAQNPNEEKYQQVLAQLWKEKYDVNR
- a CDS encoding DNA translocase FtsK is translated as MSRSKTKKTTAWEQWTQWRKDERISKILGMSCFMFALYLMISFLSYLVSWKSDQDKVLSYSWHILFKSNVEVSNWLGRLGAFSSHAFFYYGFGIASFLFIPVLVHLGFRFLRKSGWLAFLRFLSHTFIFMALLAMIFDFIFKDAPFPYGGTFGGRTNFWFSSMVGEIGLGVALIFAMFALIIWFFNPNLQSLQLATTGDSSINNLWNWGSKSSSPDQDDFKAPESFLKSSKKSSSSIDVDFGDFSERDGLAATIGMKATEPISTFGPSLEINVPDTESELPALPLDPAYDIELSESRSNQSVLEDEDGWVDGSGELYDHKADLSGYTPPSLDMLNDYNDQKFEIDRSDLEANKNQIIATLLNYKIEIQKIKATIGPTVTLYEIVPAPGVRISRIKSLEDDIALSLSAQGIRIIAPIPGRGTIGIEVANKNKQIVALKDLLKSERFNDPKMEIPIALGKNISNEVVVADLTKMPHLLIAGATGQGKSVGINTILMSILYRKHPSEVKLVLIDPKKVELPIYSMIEKHFLAQLPNQDEAIITDTSKVIYTLNSLCIEMDQRYELLKMARVRNLLEYNDKFTRRRLNPEKGHRYLPYIVLIIDEFADLIMTAGKEVEMPIGRLAQLARAVGIHLIIATQRPSVKIITGLIKANFPGRIAFKVSSNIDSRTILDCGGAERLIGRGDMLYSVGSDMIRLQCAFVDTPEVERIINHIGKQKSYGAPYFLPEYKGDDAEGGGNSINADDLDEMFDEAARLVVQSQHGSTSMIQRRLKLGYNRAGRIMDQMESLGIVSAGEGSKPREVNIFNEVELENLLAKFKRRT